From Toxorhynchites rutilus septentrionalis strain SRP chromosome 2, ASM2978413v1, whole genome shotgun sequence, a single genomic window includes:
- the LOC129769595 gene encoding nucleoporin seh1 isoform X2, with protein MFENQAIHTEHKDVIHDVAYDYYGQRMATCSSDQFVKVWDQNDNGVWSVTASWKAHSGSVWRLSWAHPEFGQVLATCSFDRTVSVWEETVGEKGSPTMSPVKRWVRRTNLVDSRTSVTDVKFGPKSQGLVLATCSADGIIRVYEAPDIMNLSQWTLSHEISLKIPLSCLSWNQSMFRLHAPMIAAGSDDSSQSSGGKVFIFEYCENTRRWTKTETINSITDPVHDIAFAPNVGRSYHILAVASKDVQIFNIKPQMDPTSNTRMDVQPVAQFGDHYCTVWRVTWNITGTMLASTGDDGCVRMWRMNYLKNWRCAAVLKAENSQSQSRQNSITPSLNLSSLVNATAKYYKRGTISHPSQIRKH; from the exons ATGTTCGAGAATCAAGCTATTCACACCGAGCACAAAGATGTTATACACGATGTTGCCTATGATTACTACGGCCAAAGGATGGCCACTTGTTCTAGTGATCAGTTCGTGAAG GTTTGGGATCAGAACGACAACGGGGTGTGGAGTGTCACAGCTAGCTGGAAGGCACACTCCGGTTCCGTATGGAGACTCTCGTGGGCTCATCCCGAATTCGGTCAAGTGCTAGCGACATGTTCCTTCGACAGAACAGTTTCAGTCTGGGAGGAAACTGTGGGCGAAAAGGGATCCCCAACAATGTCCCCGGTGAAACGTTGGGTTCGTCGTACTAACTTGGTTGATTCTCGCACAAGCGTGACGGATGTAAAATTTGGACCTAAATCCCAGGGACTGGTGCTGGCTACATGTTCAGCCGACGGGATCATACGCGTTTATGAAGCACCGGATATTATGAATCTTTCCCAGTGGACTTTATCGCACGAGATTTCATTGAAGATTCCGCTGAGCTGTCTCTCGTGGAACCAATCAATGTTTCGTCTTCACGCTCCAATGATTGCCGCGGGTAGTGATGATTCTTCGCAGAGTTCCGGTGGGAAGGTGTTCATTTTCGAGTACTGCGAAAACACGCGACGCTGGACCAAAACTGAAACCATCAACTCCATTACCGATCCCGTGCACGATATTGCTTTTGCGCCGAATGTCGGCAGAAGCTACCACATTTTGGCAGTGGCTAGCAAAGATGTTCAAATATTTAATATAAAACCGCAGAT GGATCCCACATCGAACACACGAATGGATGTCCAGCCAGTCGCTCAGTTTGGCGATCATTATTGCACAGTTTGGCGTGTAACCTGGAACATCACCGGTACAATGCTTGCGTCTACTGGAGATGATGGCTGTGTCCGAATGTGGAGAA TGAACTATTTGAAAAATTGGCGATGCGCAGCGGTTCTCAAAGCGGAAAACAGCCAATCGCAGTCGCGACAGAATTCCATCACTCCATCTTTGAATTTGTCCAGCCTAGTAAACGCTACTGCAAAGTATTACAAGCGTGGTACCATCAGTCATCCTAGCCAAATCCGGAAACACTGA
- the LOC129769595 gene encoding nucleoporin seh1 isoform X1 has translation MFENQAIHTEHKDVIHDVAYDYYGQRMATCSSDQFVKVWDQNDNGVWSVTASWKAHSGSVWRLSWAHPEFGQVLATCSFDRTVSVWEETVGEKGSPTMSPVKRWVRRTNLVDSRTSVTDVKFGPKSQGLVLATCSADGIIRVYEAPDIMNLSQWTLSHEISLKIPLSCLSWNQSMFRLHAPMIAAGSDDSSQSSGGKVFIFEYCENTRRWTKTETINSITDPVHDIAFAPNVGRSYHILAVASKDVQIFNIKPQITSRDPTSNTRMDVQPVAQFGDHYCTVWRVTWNITGTMLASTGDDGCVRMWRMNYLKNWRCAAVLKAENSQSQSRQNSITPSLNLSSLVNATAKYYKRGTISHPSQIRKH, from the exons ATGTTCGAGAATCAAGCTATTCACACCGAGCACAAAGATGTTATACACGATGTTGCCTATGATTACTACGGCCAAAGGATGGCCACTTGTTCTAGTGATCAGTTCGTGAAG GTTTGGGATCAGAACGACAACGGGGTGTGGAGTGTCACAGCTAGCTGGAAGGCACACTCCGGTTCCGTATGGAGACTCTCGTGGGCTCATCCCGAATTCGGTCAAGTGCTAGCGACATGTTCCTTCGACAGAACAGTTTCAGTCTGGGAGGAAACTGTGGGCGAAAAGGGATCCCCAACAATGTCCCCGGTGAAACGTTGGGTTCGTCGTACTAACTTGGTTGATTCTCGCACAAGCGTGACGGATGTAAAATTTGGACCTAAATCCCAGGGACTGGTGCTGGCTACATGTTCAGCCGACGGGATCATACGCGTTTATGAAGCACCGGATATTATGAATCTTTCCCAGTGGACTTTATCGCACGAGATTTCATTGAAGATTCCGCTGAGCTGTCTCTCGTGGAACCAATCAATGTTTCGTCTTCACGCTCCAATGATTGCCGCGGGTAGTGATGATTCTTCGCAGAGTTCCGGTGGGAAGGTGTTCATTTTCGAGTACTGCGAAAACACGCGACGCTGGACCAAAACTGAAACCATCAACTCCATTACCGATCCCGTGCACGATATTGCTTTTGCGCCGAATGTCGGCAGAAGCTACCACATTTTGGCAGTGGCTAGCAAAGATGTTCAAATATTTAATATAAAACCGCAGAT AACTTCCAGGGATCCCACATCGAACACACGAATGGATGTCCAGCCAGTCGCTCAGTTTGGCGATCATTATTGCACAGTTTGGCGTGTAACCTGGAACATCACCGGTACAATGCTTGCGTCTACTGGAGATGATGGCTGTGTCCGAATGTGGAGAA TGAACTATTTGAAAAATTGGCGATGCGCAGCGGTTCTCAAAGCGGAAAACAGCCAATCGCAGTCGCGACAGAATTCCATCACTCCATCTTTGAATTTGTCCAGCCTAGTAAACGCTACTGCAAAGTATTACAAGCGTGGTACCATCAGTCATCCTAGCCAAATCCGGAAACACTGA
- the LOC129768436 gene encoding PX domain-containing protein kinase-like protein isoform X2 has translation MAIFEKRFEQKVVLDDTEAIICTIETAQNIDGHTEYVLKVQRGPYPENSWRILRRYNEFASLNKCLQISGIDLSFPGKKFIGNMRPDFIAERLFALQKYINQVLMNPILASSLPTKKFIDPDSYSTPFHDLALQYASMSLRTEGAYTLGQSLGPIGWRLRKHYFRVVHKPQGNKHSPGHSTTKHHLIKSSSQSHGKQHTTQVCVTTSTEKDYNSSREGGGRDDLILTWTEFGPDKYIDEKEIHNVLKNFGSVQHPYIAPIEYITSNDSGALVIRKFYKQGSLKDVLCAASPCNPFLSKYGSPKGRAPLPLKELALYARQILEAIRFLHSKGMACGHVHCGNVLIVDGVAKLMDVENFIFGVPSFYRPFFVQHSKINSCEAIDVYGFGHLMYEMCMGYPLQDSYARQISDCPDSLKSLLESILLKDACKSALPTLDQLATHAFFSEYASNFNDLYAMAICAQKPHLKFSTNAKEQLKIAIQKTENRVRDEQKSVKNQKRLVRVQEMMTSEEEKKKIKHKAKHEQRQAKMRAQNSLQLNNGPPQVVAINTSSGPTGAVIGKSDSANSIISPQEANLMSPPPHATDSGGSGSSPLPPPSAPPFPSPSSISPFELTAAGSSTGNATGLNSGLPAGTRSEIHLVQ, from the exons ATGGCTATATTTGAGAAACGATTCGAGCAGAAGGTTGTCCTAGACGATACGGAAGCGATTATCTGTACCATTGAGACAGCACAGAATATTGACGGACATACG GAATATGTACTAAAAGTGCAGCGTGGACCGTATCCAGAAAACAGCTGGCGTATTTTAAGACGGTACAATGAATTCGCTTCGCTCAACAAATGCTTGCAAATATCGGGGATTGACCTGTCATTTCCTGGGAAAAAGTTTATTG GTAACATGCGTCCAGATTTCATAGCTGAGCGGTTATTTGCATTGCAGAAGTATATAAATCAAGTACTAATGAATCCCATTTTGGCGTCATCACTACCTACCAAAAAATTCATCGATCCGGACAGTTACTCTACACCGTTCCATG ATCTCGCCCTCCAATATGCGTCGATGAGTTTGCGCACAGAAGGTGCCTACACGTTGGGCCAATCGCTGGGTCCGATAGGCTGGCGTTTACGGAAGCACTATTTTAGAGTCGTGCATAAGCCCCAGGGCAATAAGCATTCGCCAGGCCACTCAACCACAAAGCACCATTTGATAAAATCCAGCTCGCAGTCCCATGGAAAGCAGCATACGACGCAGGTTTGTGTGACCACCTCAACGGAGAAGGATTACAACAGCTCGAGGGAAGGTGGCGGGCGGGACGATTTGATTCTAACGTGGACTGAGTTCGGACCGGACAAGTATATCGACGAGAAGGAGATCCACAATGTGTTGAAGAACTTCGGGAGCGTGCAACATCCGTATATCGCACCGATAGAATATATAACATCGAACGATAGCGGGGCGCTGGTCATTCGCAAGTTCTACAAGCAGGGAAGTCTCAAAGATGTTCTGTGTGCAGCTTCGCCCTGCAATCCGTTCCTTTCGAAATACGGCAGTCCGAAGGGGCGAGCGCCTTTGCCGCTGAAAGAACTGGCACTCTATGCGCGGCAGATCCTGGAGGCGATTCGTTTCCTCCACTCGAAAGGGATGGCTTGTGGCCATGTGCACTGTGGCAACGTCTTGATCGTGGACGGGGTAGCGAAGTTGATGGATGTGGAGAACTTTATTTTTGGAGTTCCCTCGTTCTATAGGCCGTTTTTTGTCCAGCATAGCAAAATCAACAGCTGTGAGGCTATCGATGTGTACGGATTCGGACATCTGATGTACGAGATGTGTATGGGTTACCCCCTGCAGGATTCGTACGCACGGCAGATCTCCGACTGTCCGGATAGTTTGA AGTCTTTGCTAGAGTCTATATTGCTGAAGGATGCTTGTAAGTCAGCATTACCAACACTTGACCAGCTAGCGACTCACGCGTTCTTCAGCGAGTATGCGTCAAACTTCAATGATCTGTATGCCATGGCCATATGTGCCCAAAAACCACACCTGAAGTTCTCAACCAATGCCAAAGAACAGCTGAAAATAGCGATTCAGAAGACTGAGAATCGCGTACGCGATGAGCAGAAGTCTGTGAAGAATCAAAAACGTCTAGTCAGAGTACAGGAAATGATGACTTCCGAGgaggagaagaaaaaaatcaagcacAAAGCG AAACACGAGCAGCGTCAGGCAAAGATGCGCGCCCAGAATTCGCTCCAACTGAACAACGGTCCTCCGCAGGTGGTAGCGATTAACACGAGCTCAGGACCAACTGGTGCCGTCATCGGTAAATCGGATAGTGCAAACAGTATTATCTCCCCACAGGAGGCAAATCTGATGTCCCCACCGCCTCATGCGACCGATAGCGGCGGAAGTGGGTCGTCTCCGCTACCACCTCCATCGGCACCGCCTTTTCCATCGCCATCGAGTATTTCACCGTTTGAGCTAACAGCAGCGGGATCCAGCACCGGTAATG
- the LOC129768436 gene encoding PX domain-containing protein kinase-like protein isoform X1 yields the protein MAIFEKRFEQKVVLDDTEAIICTIETAQNIDGHTEYVLKVQRGPYPENSWRILRRYNEFASLNKCLQISGIDLSFPGKKFIGNMRPDFIAERLFALQKYINQVLMNPILASSLPTKKFIDPDSYSTPFHDLALQYASMSLRTEGAYTLGQSLGPIGWRLRKHYFRVVHKPQGNKHSPGHSTTKHHLIKSSSQSHGKQHTTQVCVTTSTEKDYNSSREGGGRDDLILTWTEFGPDKYIDEKEIHNVLKNFGSVQHPYIAPIEYITSNDSGALVIRKFYKQGSLKDVLCAASPCNPFLSKYGSPKGRAPLPLKELALYARQILEAIRFLHSKGMACGHVHCGNVLIVDGVAKLMDVENFIFGVPSFYRPFFVQHSKINSCEAIDVYGFGHLMYEMCMGYPLQDSYARQISDCPDSLKSLLESILLKDACKSALPTLDQLATHAFFSEYASNFNDLYAMAICAQKPHLKFSTNAKEQLKIAIQKTENRVRDEQKSVKNQKRLVRVQEMMTSEEEKKKIKHKAKHEQRQAKMRAQNSLQLNNGPPQVVAINTSSGPTGAVIGKSDSANSIISPQEANLMSPPPHATDSGGSGSSPLPPPSAPPFPSPSSISPFELTAAGSSTGNGKHLNKSISGDDSTNRSALLDSICNFNKSGLKKITVEEK from the exons ATGGCTATATTTGAGAAACGATTCGAGCAGAAGGTTGTCCTAGACGATACGGAAGCGATTATCTGTACCATTGAGACAGCACAGAATATTGACGGACATACG GAATATGTACTAAAAGTGCAGCGTGGACCGTATCCAGAAAACAGCTGGCGTATTTTAAGACGGTACAATGAATTCGCTTCGCTCAACAAATGCTTGCAAATATCGGGGATTGACCTGTCATTTCCTGGGAAAAAGTTTATTG GTAACATGCGTCCAGATTTCATAGCTGAGCGGTTATTTGCATTGCAGAAGTATATAAATCAAGTACTAATGAATCCCATTTTGGCGTCATCACTACCTACCAAAAAATTCATCGATCCGGACAGTTACTCTACACCGTTCCATG ATCTCGCCCTCCAATATGCGTCGATGAGTTTGCGCACAGAAGGTGCCTACACGTTGGGCCAATCGCTGGGTCCGATAGGCTGGCGTTTACGGAAGCACTATTTTAGAGTCGTGCATAAGCCCCAGGGCAATAAGCATTCGCCAGGCCACTCAACCACAAAGCACCATTTGATAAAATCCAGCTCGCAGTCCCATGGAAAGCAGCATACGACGCAGGTTTGTGTGACCACCTCAACGGAGAAGGATTACAACAGCTCGAGGGAAGGTGGCGGGCGGGACGATTTGATTCTAACGTGGACTGAGTTCGGACCGGACAAGTATATCGACGAGAAGGAGATCCACAATGTGTTGAAGAACTTCGGGAGCGTGCAACATCCGTATATCGCACCGATAGAATATATAACATCGAACGATAGCGGGGCGCTGGTCATTCGCAAGTTCTACAAGCAGGGAAGTCTCAAAGATGTTCTGTGTGCAGCTTCGCCCTGCAATCCGTTCCTTTCGAAATACGGCAGTCCGAAGGGGCGAGCGCCTTTGCCGCTGAAAGAACTGGCACTCTATGCGCGGCAGATCCTGGAGGCGATTCGTTTCCTCCACTCGAAAGGGATGGCTTGTGGCCATGTGCACTGTGGCAACGTCTTGATCGTGGACGGGGTAGCGAAGTTGATGGATGTGGAGAACTTTATTTTTGGAGTTCCCTCGTTCTATAGGCCGTTTTTTGTCCAGCATAGCAAAATCAACAGCTGTGAGGCTATCGATGTGTACGGATTCGGACATCTGATGTACGAGATGTGTATGGGTTACCCCCTGCAGGATTCGTACGCACGGCAGATCTCCGACTGTCCGGATAGTTTGA AGTCTTTGCTAGAGTCTATATTGCTGAAGGATGCTTGTAAGTCAGCATTACCAACACTTGACCAGCTAGCGACTCACGCGTTCTTCAGCGAGTATGCGTCAAACTTCAATGATCTGTATGCCATGGCCATATGTGCCCAAAAACCACACCTGAAGTTCTCAACCAATGCCAAAGAACAGCTGAAAATAGCGATTCAGAAGACTGAGAATCGCGTACGCGATGAGCAGAAGTCTGTGAAGAATCAAAAACGTCTAGTCAGAGTACAGGAAATGATGACTTCCGAGgaggagaagaaaaaaatcaagcacAAAGCG AAACACGAGCAGCGTCAGGCAAAGATGCGCGCCCAGAATTCGCTCCAACTGAACAACGGTCCTCCGCAGGTGGTAGCGATTAACACGAGCTCAGGACCAACTGGTGCCGTCATCGGTAAATCGGATAGTGCAAACAGTATTATCTCCCCACAGGAGGCAAATCTGATGTCCCCACCGCCTCATGCGACCGATAGCGGCGGAAGTGGGTCGTCTCCGCTACCACCTCCATCGGCACCGCCTTTTCCATCGCCATCGAGTATTTCACCGTTTGAGCTAACAGCAGCGGGATCCAGCACCGGTAATGGTAAGCATCTCAACAAGTCAATTTCTGGTGATGATAGCACCAATCGTAGTGCCCTATTGGATTCAATTTGTAACTTTAACAAGAGtggattgaaaaaaatcaccgtTGAGGAAAAGTGA
- the LOC129768436 gene encoding PX domain-containing protein kinase-like protein isoform X3, translating to MAIFEKRFEQKVVLDDTEAIICTIETAQNIDGHTEYVLKVQRGPYPENSWRILRRYNEFASLNKCLQISGIDLSFPGKKFIGNMRPDFIAERLFALQKYINQVLMNPILASSLPTKKFIDPDSYSTPFHDLALQYASMSLRTEGAYTLGQSLGPIGWRLRKHYFRVVHKPQGNKHSPGHSTTKHHLIKSSSQSHGKQHTTQVCVTTSTEKDYNSSREGGGRDDLILTWTEFGPDKYIDEKEIHNVLKNFGSVQHPYIAPIEYITSNDSGALVIRKFYKQGSLKDVLCAASPCNPFLSKYGSPKGRAPLPLKELALYARQILEAIRFLHSKGMACGHVHCGNVLIVDGVAKLMDVENFIFGVPSFYRPFFVQHSKINSCEAIDVYGFGHLMYEMCMGYPLQDSYARQISDCPDSLKSLLESILLKDACKSALPTLDQLATHAFFSEYASNFNDLYAMAICAQKPHLKFSTNAKEQLKIAIQKTENRVRDEQKSVKNQKRLVRVQEMMTSEEEKKKIKHKAKHEQRQAKMRAQNSLQLNNGPPQVVAINTSSGPTGAVIGKSDSANSIISPQEANLMSPPPHATDSGGSGSSPLPPPSAPPFPSPSSISPFELTAAGSSTGNGLFCRRV from the exons ATGGCTATATTTGAGAAACGATTCGAGCAGAAGGTTGTCCTAGACGATACGGAAGCGATTATCTGTACCATTGAGACAGCACAGAATATTGACGGACATACG GAATATGTACTAAAAGTGCAGCGTGGACCGTATCCAGAAAACAGCTGGCGTATTTTAAGACGGTACAATGAATTCGCTTCGCTCAACAAATGCTTGCAAATATCGGGGATTGACCTGTCATTTCCTGGGAAAAAGTTTATTG GTAACATGCGTCCAGATTTCATAGCTGAGCGGTTATTTGCATTGCAGAAGTATATAAATCAAGTACTAATGAATCCCATTTTGGCGTCATCACTACCTACCAAAAAATTCATCGATCCGGACAGTTACTCTACACCGTTCCATG ATCTCGCCCTCCAATATGCGTCGATGAGTTTGCGCACAGAAGGTGCCTACACGTTGGGCCAATCGCTGGGTCCGATAGGCTGGCGTTTACGGAAGCACTATTTTAGAGTCGTGCATAAGCCCCAGGGCAATAAGCATTCGCCAGGCCACTCAACCACAAAGCACCATTTGATAAAATCCAGCTCGCAGTCCCATGGAAAGCAGCATACGACGCAGGTTTGTGTGACCACCTCAACGGAGAAGGATTACAACAGCTCGAGGGAAGGTGGCGGGCGGGACGATTTGATTCTAACGTGGACTGAGTTCGGACCGGACAAGTATATCGACGAGAAGGAGATCCACAATGTGTTGAAGAACTTCGGGAGCGTGCAACATCCGTATATCGCACCGATAGAATATATAACATCGAACGATAGCGGGGCGCTGGTCATTCGCAAGTTCTACAAGCAGGGAAGTCTCAAAGATGTTCTGTGTGCAGCTTCGCCCTGCAATCCGTTCCTTTCGAAATACGGCAGTCCGAAGGGGCGAGCGCCTTTGCCGCTGAAAGAACTGGCACTCTATGCGCGGCAGATCCTGGAGGCGATTCGTTTCCTCCACTCGAAAGGGATGGCTTGTGGCCATGTGCACTGTGGCAACGTCTTGATCGTGGACGGGGTAGCGAAGTTGATGGATGTGGAGAACTTTATTTTTGGAGTTCCCTCGTTCTATAGGCCGTTTTTTGTCCAGCATAGCAAAATCAACAGCTGTGAGGCTATCGATGTGTACGGATTCGGACATCTGATGTACGAGATGTGTATGGGTTACCCCCTGCAGGATTCGTACGCACGGCAGATCTCCGACTGTCCGGATAGTTTGA AGTCTTTGCTAGAGTCTATATTGCTGAAGGATGCTTGTAAGTCAGCATTACCAACACTTGACCAGCTAGCGACTCACGCGTTCTTCAGCGAGTATGCGTCAAACTTCAATGATCTGTATGCCATGGCCATATGTGCCCAAAAACCACACCTGAAGTTCTCAACCAATGCCAAAGAACAGCTGAAAATAGCGATTCAGAAGACTGAGAATCGCGTACGCGATGAGCAGAAGTCTGTGAAGAATCAAAAACGTCTAGTCAGAGTACAGGAAATGATGACTTCCGAGgaggagaagaaaaaaatcaagcacAAAGCG AAACACGAGCAGCGTCAGGCAAAGATGCGCGCCCAGAATTCGCTCCAACTGAACAACGGTCCTCCGCAGGTGGTAGCGATTAACACGAGCTCAGGACCAACTGGTGCCGTCATCGGTAAATCGGATAGTGCAAACAGTATTATCTCCCCACAGGAGGCAAATCTGATGTCCCCACCGCCTCATGCGACCGATAGCGGCGGAAGTGGGTCGTCTCCGCTACCACCTCCATCGGCACCGCCTTTTCCATCGCCATCGAGTATTTCACCGTTTGAGCTAACAGCAGCGGGATCCAGCACCGGTAATG
- the LOC129768436 gene encoding PX domain-containing protein kinase-like protein isoform X4: MRPDFIAERLFALQKYINQVLMNPILASSLPTKKFIDPDSYSTPFHDLALQYASMSLRTEGAYTLGQSLGPIGWRLRKHYFRVVHKPQGNKHSPGHSTTKHHLIKSSSQSHGKQHTTQVCVTTSTEKDYNSSREGGGRDDLILTWTEFGPDKYIDEKEIHNVLKNFGSVQHPYIAPIEYITSNDSGALVIRKFYKQGSLKDVLCAASPCNPFLSKYGSPKGRAPLPLKELALYARQILEAIRFLHSKGMACGHVHCGNVLIVDGVAKLMDVENFIFGVPSFYRPFFVQHSKINSCEAIDVYGFGHLMYEMCMGYPLQDSYARQISDCPDSLKSLLESILLKDACKSALPTLDQLATHAFFSEYASNFNDLYAMAICAQKPHLKFSTNAKEQLKIAIQKTENRVRDEQKSVKNQKRLVRVQEMMTSEEEKKKIKHKAKHEQRQAKMRAQNSLQLNNGPPQVVAINTSSGPTGAVIGKSDSANSIISPQEANLMSPPPHATDSGGSGSSPLPPPSAPPFPSPSSISPFELTAAGSSTGNGKHLNKSISGDDSTNRSALLDSICNFNKSGLKKITVEEK; the protein is encoded by the exons ATGCGTCCAGATTTCATAGCTGAGCGGTTATTTGCATTGCAGAAGTATATAAATCAAGTACTAATGAATCCCATTTTGGCGTCATCACTACCTACCAAAAAATTCATCGATCCGGACAGTTACTCTACACCGTTCCATG ATCTCGCCCTCCAATATGCGTCGATGAGTTTGCGCACAGAAGGTGCCTACACGTTGGGCCAATCGCTGGGTCCGATAGGCTGGCGTTTACGGAAGCACTATTTTAGAGTCGTGCATAAGCCCCAGGGCAATAAGCATTCGCCAGGCCACTCAACCACAAAGCACCATTTGATAAAATCCAGCTCGCAGTCCCATGGAAAGCAGCATACGACGCAGGTTTGTGTGACCACCTCAACGGAGAAGGATTACAACAGCTCGAGGGAAGGTGGCGGGCGGGACGATTTGATTCTAACGTGGACTGAGTTCGGACCGGACAAGTATATCGACGAGAAGGAGATCCACAATGTGTTGAAGAACTTCGGGAGCGTGCAACATCCGTATATCGCACCGATAGAATATATAACATCGAACGATAGCGGGGCGCTGGTCATTCGCAAGTTCTACAAGCAGGGAAGTCTCAAAGATGTTCTGTGTGCAGCTTCGCCCTGCAATCCGTTCCTTTCGAAATACGGCAGTCCGAAGGGGCGAGCGCCTTTGCCGCTGAAAGAACTGGCACTCTATGCGCGGCAGATCCTGGAGGCGATTCGTTTCCTCCACTCGAAAGGGATGGCTTGTGGCCATGTGCACTGTGGCAACGTCTTGATCGTGGACGGGGTAGCGAAGTTGATGGATGTGGAGAACTTTATTTTTGGAGTTCCCTCGTTCTATAGGCCGTTTTTTGTCCAGCATAGCAAAATCAACAGCTGTGAGGCTATCGATGTGTACGGATTCGGACATCTGATGTACGAGATGTGTATGGGTTACCCCCTGCAGGATTCGTACGCACGGCAGATCTCCGACTGTCCGGATAGTTTGA AGTCTTTGCTAGAGTCTATATTGCTGAAGGATGCTTGTAAGTCAGCATTACCAACACTTGACCAGCTAGCGACTCACGCGTTCTTCAGCGAGTATGCGTCAAACTTCAATGATCTGTATGCCATGGCCATATGTGCCCAAAAACCACACCTGAAGTTCTCAACCAATGCCAAAGAACAGCTGAAAATAGCGATTCAGAAGACTGAGAATCGCGTACGCGATGAGCAGAAGTCTGTGAAGAATCAAAAACGTCTAGTCAGAGTACAGGAAATGATGACTTCCGAGgaggagaagaaaaaaatcaagcacAAAGCG AAACACGAGCAGCGTCAGGCAAAGATGCGCGCCCAGAATTCGCTCCAACTGAACAACGGTCCTCCGCAGGTGGTAGCGATTAACACGAGCTCAGGACCAACTGGTGCCGTCATCGGTAAATCGGATAGTGCAAACAGTATTATCTCCCCACAGGAGGCAAATCTGATGTCCCCACCGCCTCATGCGACCGATAGCGGCGGAAGTGGGTCGTCTCCGCTACCACCTCCATCGGCACCGCCTTTTCCATCGCCATCGAGTATTTCACCGTTTGAGCTAACAGCAGCGGGATCCAGCACCGGTAATGGTAAGCATCTCAACAAGTCAATTTCTGGTGATGATAGCACCAATCGTAGTGCCCTATTGGATTCAATTTGTAACTTTAACAAGAGtggattgaaaaaaatcaccgtTGAGGAAAAGTGA